The following coding sequences lie in one Apium graveolens cultivar Ventura chromosome 3, ASM990537v1, whole genome shotgun sequence genomic window:
- the LOC141711479 gene encoding putative mitochondrial adenine nucleotide transporter BTL3, with product MSGGNRGRRRRISFQDSLSIQQKKKDDADDITTTFPGGGGGLFLHDAMVPSSLVQSITSSSSNKSLSLLHSCRPWDFFLSVSLSSSKGGGGGAFDTIACTSTSFPAARPIKQFNNRRRGAMNTTKHLWAGAVAAMVSRTFVAPLERLKLEYMVRGEQKKLFELVKMIAVTQGLRGFWKGNLVNILRTAPFKAINFCSYDTYRKQLLKFSGNDETTNIERFISGAAAGITATVLCLPLDTIRTKLVAPGGEALGGVIGAFCHVVQTEGFFSLYKGLLPSILSMAPSAAVFYGVYDMLKSAYLHSPEGRKRIKNMKQQGQELNIWEQLELGPVRTLLHGAISGACAEVATYPFEVVRRHLQLQARENKLSTLATFVKIVERGGVPALFAGLVPSLLQVLPSAAISYFMYEFMKIVLKVE from the exons ATGTCAGGTGGAAacagaggaagaagaagaagaatatcCTTCCAAGATTCCCTCTCAATCCAacagaagaagaaggatgatgcTGATGATATCACCACTACTTTCCCAGGAGGAGGAGGAGGATTATTTCTCCACGATGCCATGGTTCCATCCTCACTTGTCCAATCCatcacttcttcttcttctaacaAATCACTATCACTCCTGCATTCTTGTCGCCCGTGGGATTTCTTCTTGTCTGTGAGCTTGTCATCTAGCAAGGGAGGAGGAGGAGGAGCTTTTGATACAATTGCCTGTACTAGTACTAGCTTTCCAGCCGCCAGACCTATTAAACAGTTCAATAACAGGCGCCGCGGTGCCATGAATACCACCAAGCATTTGTGGGCTGGTGCTGTCGCTGCCATGGTTTCTAG AACTTTTGTTGCTCCACTTGAAAGACTAAAGCTGGAATATATGGTTCGCGGTGAACAGAAGAAACTGTTTGAGCTAGTCAAAATGATTGCTGTTACTCAAGGTTTGCGAGGCTTTTGGAAGGGGAATTTAGTCAACATCTTGCGCACAGCTCCCTTTAAAGCTATCAATTTTTGTTCTTATGATACATATAGAAAGCAACTCCTCAAATTTTCCGGAAATGATGAAACCACAAATATCGAGAGGTTTATCTCCGGTGCTGCAGCTGGGATTACTGCTACGGTGCTATGCTTACCACTTGATACC ATCCGGACCAAGCTGGTTGCACCTGGCGGTGAGGCCTTGGGCGGTGTTATTGGTGCCTTCTGCCACGTGGTCCAGACTGAAGGGTTCTTTTCTCTATACAAGGGTTTGTTACCCTCCATTTTAAGTATGGCACCCTCAGCTGCGGTCTTTTATGGAGTGTATGACATGCTGAAATCAGCCTATTTGCATTCAcctgaaggaagaaaaaggatAAAGAATATGAAGCAACAGGGGCAGGAACTTAATATATGGGAACAACTAGAGTTGGGACCGGTCAGAACTCTACTACACGGGGCTATATCAGGTGCCTGTGCAGAAGTTGCTACATATCCGTTTGAAGTAGTGAGGAGGCACCTTCAACTACAAGCAAGAGAAAATAAGTTGAGTACATTGGCAACTTTCGTTAAAATAGTTGAGCGAGGAGGTGTTCCTGCACTTTTTGCAGGACTAGTTCCTAGTTTACTACAG GTATTACCATCGGCTGCAATAAGTTACTTCATGTATGAGTTCATGAAAATAGTTCTCAAGGTAGAATAA